The proteins below are encoded in one region of Cyclopterus lumpus isolate fCycLum1 chromosome 8, fCycLum1.pri, whole genome shotgun sequence:
- the hcrt gene encoding orexin — MTPLHTSQKMPWFPANFQKAAGMDTSNRKVLVLVLMLLLSQLACDAHPVSECCRRPARFCRLSVLLCRSHSPNIGGALPGDAAAGILTLGKRNEDEDNLQSRLHQLLQGSRNQAAGILTMGKRIAERAGEQYMDWMAQSGSAITLHDLS; from the exons ATGACTCCCCTTCACACAAGCCAGAAGATGCCGTGGTTCCCCGCCAACTTCCAGAAGGCTGCTGGGATGGACACATCTAACAGG AAAGTCCTGGTGCTGGTTCTGATGTTGCTGCTGTCTCAACTGGCCTGTGACGCTCACCCCGTGTCTGAATGCTGCAGACGGCCAGCTCGCTTCTGTCGCCTCTCGGTGCTTCTGTGTCGTTCTCACAGCCCAAACATTGGTGGAGCGCTCCCGGGAGACGCCGCCGCCGGCATCCTCACTCTGGGCAAACGAAATGAAGACGAAGATAACCTGCAGAGCcgcctccaccagctcctgcaAGGCTCCCGGAATCAGGCAGCCGGGATCCTGACGATGGGGAAGAGGATTGCTGAGAGGGCTGGAGAGCAGTACATGGACTGGATGGCTCAGTCAGGGTCAGCCATCACACTACATGATTTAAGCTAA